A region of Candidatus Defluviilinea gracilis DNA encodes the following proteins:
- a CDS encoding CopG family transcriptional regulator: protein MAETEKITINMSAVDLGKIDLMVQEGLYSNRTDFIRTAIRSQLEKHNFEIQQSITRNSYVIGVLTYDRGDLEQKKAKGEKVIIKVLGLLHLASDISPNLAREVIESIQVRGMFQASDKVKTALADRIK from the coding sequence ATGGCAGAGACCGAAAAAATCACCATCAACATGAGCGCCGTGGATTTGGGGAAGATAGACCTCATGGTTCAGGAGGGCTTGTATTCCAACCGGACGGACTTTATCCGCACGGCGATCCGCTCGCAATTGGAGAAACACAATTTTGAAATTCAGCAGTCCATCACGCGGAACTCGTATGTGATTGGCGTCCTCACGTATGATCGAGGCGATCTGGAGCAGAAAAAAGCCAAAGGCGAGAAAGTCATCATCAAAGTATTAGGGCTTCTTCATTTGGCGAGCGACATTTCGCCCAATCTGGCGCGGGAGGTCATTGAATCAATTCAGGTGCGCGGAATGTTTCAGGCATCCGATAAGGTGAAAACCGCGTTGGCAGACAGGATCAAATAG
- the ggt gene encoding gamma-glutamyltransferase has protein sequence MQNFTFHSQRSSVYGRNGIVATSQPLATAAGLEILAKGGNAADAAVAAGAALNVTEPTSTGIGGDMFALYFSADTKRVTALNGSGRAPSALTLDRLKTSGFESSIPPFHPYTVTVPGACAGWFDLIHKHGSLSMSEILAPAIRLASEGFPVAPITSYFWGRGVQRQLASAPNGQELTIDGRGPNAGEIFRNPGLAKTFETIAREGTSAFYQGEIAEAIVAVLKDAGGCMTMDDLASHTSTWEEPISVDYRGYRVYECPPNGQGITALIALNILEGFDLASLESLSVEKMHLMIEAMRLAFADASWYVTDPKFSNIPIKELLSKEYANERRKLINTQSAIRNIERGVPVSSSDTVYLSVVDKFGNACSFINSNYMGFGTGIVPKGWGFTLQNRGHNFSLDPNHPNALAPRKRPYHTIIPAMVTRLPSPSGRRAGDEGENESETLYASYGVMGGFMQPQGHVQVLSALVDDGLNPQSALDRPRFCIDVDESGGRVAIEEGIPEGTFAGLQKMGHPVYSVTGYERALFGRGQVILRDAESGVLCGGSDPRADGYAGALA, from the coding sequence ATGCAAAACTTCACTTTTCATTCACAAAGATCTTCGGTCTATGGTCGCAATGGCATCGTCGCAACCTCGCAACCTCTCGCCACCGCCGCTGGTTTGGAAATCCTTGCGAAGGGAGGCAACGCGGCAGATGCGGCTGTGGCGGCGGGTGCGGCGCTCAACGTGACCGAACCAACCTCCACTGGGATTGGCGGCGACATGTTCGCCCTCTATTTTTCTGCGGATACGAAACGAGTCACCGCCCTCAACGGATCGGGACGCGCTCCCTCCGCCCTTACGCTTGATCGGCTAAAGACCAGCGGATTCGAATCTTCGATTCCCCCGTTCCATCCATACACGGTGACTGTCCCCGGCGCGTGCGCGGGCTGGTTCGATCTGATTCACAAACACGGCTCGCTCTCGATGTCTGAGATTCTCGCGCCCGCGATTCGACTCGCCAGCGAAGGCTTTCCCGTCGCGCCGATCACATCCTATTTTTGGGGACGCGGCGTACAACGTCAACTCGCCTCCGCGCCAAACGGACAAGAGTTAACCATTGACGGACGCGGACCCAACGCGGGGGAAATTTTCCGCAATCCTGGTTTGGCGAAAACATTTGAAACCATCGCGCGCGAAGGGACGTCAGCGTTTTATCAAGGCGAGATTGCCGAAGCCATCGTCGCTGTGTTGAAAGATGCGGGCGGGTGCATGACAATGGACGATCTCGCGTCGCACACCTCCACGTGGGAAGAACCGATCTCGGTGGATTATCGCGGCTATCGCGTCTATGAATGTCCGCCCAATGGACAGGGTATCACCGCGTTGATCGCCTTGAACATCCTCGAAGGATTTGATCTCGCTTCACTTGAATCTCTCTCCGTTGAAAAGATGCACCTGATGATCGAAGCGATGCGTCTCGCCTTTGCCGATGCGAGTTGGTATGTGACAGACCCGAAGTTTTCAAATATCCCCATCAAAGAATTATTATCTAAAGAATACGCCAACGAACGCCGCAAACTAATCAACACGCAGTCCGCGATACGCAATATCGAACGCGGCGTTCCCGTCTCCTCCTCCGACACCGTCTACCTCAGCGTCGTGGATAAATTCGGCAACGCCTGCTCGTTCATCAACAGCAACTACATGGGATTCGGCACAGGCATCGTCCCAAAAGGCTGGGGCTTCACGCTTCAAAATCGCGGACACAACTTCAGCCTCGACCCAAATCACCCCAACGCCCTCGCCCCGCGCAAGCGACCGTATCACACAATTATCCCTGCGATGGTCACAAGACTCCCTTCTCCCTCAGGGAGAAGGGCTGGGGATGAGGGTGAAAACGAGTCCGAGACTCTCTACGCTTCCTACGGCGTCATGGGCGGATTCATGCAACCGCAAGGACACGTGCAAGTGTTATCCGCGTTGGTGGATGATGGACTGAATCCCCAGTCCGCGCTGGATCGTCCGCGCTTTTGCATTGACGTGGACGAATCAGGCGGGCGCGTTGCTATCGAAGAGGGGATTCCAGAAGGGACATTCGCTGGTTTGCAAAAAATGGGACACCCCGTGTATTCGGTCACTGGCTACGAGCGCGCCTTGTTCGGCAGGGGACAGGTCATTCTCCGCGACGCAGAATCAGGCGTCCTGTGCGGCGGAAGCGATCCGCGCGCGGATGGGTACGCGGGGGCGTTGGCATAG